In [Phormidium] sp. ETS-05, the genomic window TCTGACCGCTGTAACCAAATGCGGAATGCACTACCCCGGCTACGGCTTGGTCGAGGTCGGCGCTCTCATCCACAATAATCCCATTTTTGCCCCCCATTTCGGCAATCACCCGTTTGAGGTGCTTTTGTCCGGGTTGCAATACGGCAGCATCGGCGAAAATGCGGCAGCCTACTTCCTGGGAACCGGTAAACACGATCGTGTTGACATCTTTGTGTTTGACCATGTAAGAACCGACGGTGGACCCTTTGCAGGGAACGAAGGCAAACACTCCCGGTGGTATCCCTGCCTCGATGAGGATTTCTGCCAGCTTGGCGGCGATGACGCTGGAAACTTCTGCAGGTTTGAGGAGGGTACAATTTCCCGCTACTAAAGATGCTACGGTCATCCCTGTGGGAATTGCTAGGGGGAAATTCCAGGGAGATATGACTAAGGTAATGCCGCGAGGCTGATAGTGATAGCGGTTGGTTTCCCCGGCTACATCATAATTAGTCCCTGGTTCCAGCCGTTCCATTTCGGCGGCGTAGTAGCGGCAGAAATCTATGGCTTCGGAAACTTCCCCATCACCTTCCCGCAGGGGTTTGCCTACTTCAAAGGCCATGCAGGCGGTGAGTTCGTGGCGGCGTTTTTCTAGTAAATCGGCGGCTTGGCGCAGGATATTTGCCCGTTGCAATACTGGGGTATTGCGCCAACTCTTGAAGGCGGTTTTGGCGGCGATGATGGCTTTTTCGGCTTGTTCTTCTGAAATGAGGCCGATCGTGCCAACAATTTCCCCTGGATTAGAGGGGTTTACAGAATTAAAACTTTGTGCAGTATTCTGCGGTTGGCCGTTGATAATAGGGTAGTAGGTTTTGCCCAGTTGCTGCCGGACTGTTTCCAAAGCAGTTTGACCGGTTGTCCTCAGTTTCTCATTGGCATAGTCAGTATCGGGAGCGCCGATAAAGAAGCCATTTTTAGCCAGAAAC contains:
- the pruA gene encoding L-glutamate gamma-semialdehyde dehydrogenase codes for the protein MKGGGRRETETRFLAKNGFFIGAPDTDYANEKLRTTGQTALETVRQQLGKTYYPIINGQPQNTAQSFNSVNPSNPGEIVGTIGLISEEQAEKAIIAAKTAFKSWRNTPVLQRANILRQAADLLEKRRHELTACMAFEVGKPLREGDGEVSEAIDFCRYYAAEMERLEPGTNYDVAGETNRYHYQPRGITLVISPWNFPLAIPTGMTVASLVAGNCTLLKPAEVSSVIAAKLAEILIEAGIPPGVFAFVPCKGSTVGSYMVKHKDVNTIVFTGSQEVGCRIFADAAVLQPGQKHLKRVIAEMGGKNGIIVDESADLDQAVAGVVHSAFGYSGQKCSACSRVIVLEPVYENFLHRLIEATRSLNVGPATEPSTKVGPVIDATAQERIREYIAKGKAEAELALEMASPDNGYFIGPVIFKDVKPEAAIAREEIFGPVLAVMRVQNFQEALELANSTDFALTGGLYSRTPSHIDQATAEFEVGNLYINRGITGAIVSRQPFGGFKLSGVGSKAGGPDYLLQFLEPRTITENIQRQGFAPIDGE